The DNA segment AATTGATATAGTGAAGTAATTTATGCGTTGCTACTGCCAAAAAAATAGCAACAATCGGACTGAGAAATAGGGGTAAAAGAAATAATCTCCCTAAAACTGCAAATTTAACTTGTAGTCCAATAGCTACTAATCCAGCCCCAAGTAGCGCACCTGTGATACTGTGAGTTGTAGAAATTGGAAATCCTGTTAGGGCAGCAACTAGGACGGTTAAGCCGGTGGTGATGGCTACTGCTAAATGAATTTCTGGTACGTTAGCGATCGCATCTGGAAATATCTCTTGAGCAGTAAATTTTTTTACCAAGTCACCTGCCCAAAAAACCGCAGCTATTGCACCAGCAAAAGTTGTAAAACTGCCCCACAAAATTGCTGTTTGGTAACTGGTTGTTCGGCTACCAAACAGTGTCGCTACACCTTTAAAGTTGTCATTGGCTCCATTGGAATAAGCTAAAAAAAGCGTAGCCAGAAATAAACTGATTATTAACATTTTTGGGGGCGTTAAAAGTTAACAGCAACCACCACCACTATAGTGCCAGGTTGAATGGGTAATCATCATTTCGGCTGGCTGTAAAGCGGCAAGTTTAGCGGCAGTTTTATCACAGACGGCTGCGGGAATACCACGCTGAAGTAGATGTCCGGCTTCATCATCAAAGCAAGATTCGACACCAGCATAAATTGCCATCTTGCCTGTGAAGATACAAGCGCCATCTTCGGGAATATCAACTTTGAAAGCCACAGAATCGAGGCTTTCTAACAGGATATTTTTTTCCAAGTTGTAAGTATGGGAATCTAGCAGACGGTAAGGACGACGGGCGCGAATTTCAATTTGACCAAAACCAGCATTAATGATACTTTGAGTATACTCTTCATAAGTGAGTGCGCCTGATAAACACATGGCACGTAGTCGCTCATCTTGTTGTAAATGTGCGGGAATTGGACAAGTGGCAATAGGATCGCTCATCTGCAAGCGTCCACCTGGTTTTAATACTCGATATGCTGCTTTTAAAGCCCGATTTAAGTCTTCTGGTTCAAAAATATTAAACAGGCAATTCTGCGCCACGATATCAACGCTAGCATCAGCTACTGGGAGATTAAAAGCATCCCCTTCCCGAATTTCCACAAAGCTGGTGTCGAACCAGGGATTTTCTCTAGCAGCCATTTCTAGATTACGTGTGGCGGCTTCTCGCATAGCTGCAACTGGTTCAATGGCAATTACAGCCCCAGGATAACGTGAAAAATAAGCAAATTGCAGTGCTTCTAACCCACCCCCAACACCGAGATACATGACAGTGGGTTGGTTTGAAAGTTCAGTATGGTGAACAGTGGTACCACAACCATAGTTCATTTCCTGCATGGGCAGAGGAATTTTCAGTCCTGGTAGTTGTAGGGGTGTGCTTTGGACACAACAAAGTCCCACTTGTGGTTCTTGTGCAACTTGACTATAAAACTGCGCCGCTGTTTCTAAATAGGTCATTATGGTCTGAGTCTAGTATGTTGTCGTGTAGATTCCACTTTTTGCATCCTAATACAACTAACCATTATTTAAATGAGTTTTCGCTGAGATCAGGACAATTTCCCAAATATCGAAAAACTACAGATTTATCGGGGTTTATCTGTGGTTGGCTATTTCTTTGTGACTATCCAATTGCAAAAGGCGTAAACTTAAATAGTTTGGCAGAAAAAAATACCCAGACGTGATTATGCGAATCTCAAAGCCCTGTCAAAAGTGTAGCGGATTTAGAAATTTTTCACTCACGCAAGACGTAGCCGACACCACGCACAGTTTGAAGGAGACGCTTTTCGTTATGGGTTTCGAGTTTCAGGCGCAAGTAGCGGATATAAACTTCAATAATGTTGGAATCACCCATGAAATCATAACCCCAAACCTGTTCTAAGATGCGATCGCGTGTAATTACCTGTCGTGGATGGGTAAGTAAATATTCCAATAAATCAAATTCTTTGGCTGTTAAATCAATTAACCGTTTTCCCCGGAATACTTCTCGTGTGCGACGATTTAAACTCAGGTCTTCAAATTGTAAAATATCTGCTGCGTCTGCTTCCTGATTTCTTCGCAAGTGGGCGCGGACTCTGGCTAGTAGTTCCTCAACGCTAAAGGGTTTCACTACGTAGTCATCAGCACCAGCATCTAAACCTGCAACGCGATCGCTCACTTCATCTTTAGCAGTTAATAAAATTACCGGCACTTGATCACCTGTACTTCGCAGACGGCGGCAAATCTCCAAGCCTGATAAACCAGGCAGCATCCAATCTAAAATTACTAAATCTACATCTAACTCTCTTGCTGCGGTGAGTGCAGTTAGTCCATCGTAGGCCACACTAACTTGATAGCCTTCATAACTTAGTTCCAATTCGATAAATCGCGCCAGTTTTACTTCATCTTCAACTAGCAAGATGTGGGTCATAGATGATGGTAATTAAGCAACAATACAGACTGGTAACTCTTTAGAGACGTGTTGATAGTAATCAATAGCCAGACATCTCAGCTGAGTTGACTTAGCTTAGTATAGATTTAAGTAAGTAACAACCGTAAGCCTGTAATTACCACTAGCTGCTGAGGCAACTACCATCCAACCTTAGCAATAAGCTGTGACATCTTCACCGCATTCATCAGCAAGATAACAAAGCGCTTTGAACCGCAGACTTACTAATTGCTCGTACAGGGGATTTAATTTACACATTGCCGGAATGTGAAACAGCTGATAGCCAAACAGTTTAACGTCTCTTTCAAAGGGACATTGAGCAGGTATAGCTTTACACAAAAAATGCGCTAGTTTAGCACTATGGATCTCTCTACTTTCTAACCATTGACGAACTGAGTGTAGTAGGGGATTGTGTAACTGGGTATGAGTCAAGCTGGCCATGATGTTTCACCTTCAAAACTTATTAGCTAGGACGCTCTATAAAATACCTACATTTAAGTTATGTGAATTTATGTAGCGATTCTTTGTTCCTGGATTTTCTATATTTCACTACAAATGCTACTCTCTGCATTCCAGACTGGGGCTAAACGCTAGGCTAGATATAGCGTTTCTCGATTGTGTCCATTGCAATAACTTTCCGTAAAGGATGAAATTTGCGCTTTAAGTTGTACCCAGATCACAACGGATATTGATTTATGACCTTTAATTTTTTCTGTAACAAAAAGCTGTTGTTTGACCAATGGGCATTTAGCTACGACTGGCTTTTTCCGTCAGTAATTTACCAAGCTATCCATAAGCGGTTGCTAGAGTATGTGGATTTAGCAGAACGAGCCAATATACTTGACATGGGATGTGGTACTGGACGACTACTTGATCGCTTGGCTACTAAGTTTCCTGATCTACGTGGCACTGGATTAGATTTATCATCTAATATGTTGCGGATAGCCAGACAGAGCGATCGCCACCATCCACGTTTAATTTATATTGAAGGTCAAGCAGAATCTTTACCCTTTGGTGAAGGTCAATTTGATGCTGTATTTAGTACTATTAGCTTCTTACACTATTTGGAACCTCAACAGGTGCTAAATGAAGTAGCACGGGTGCTTTCTCCTGGTGGGCGCTTCTACTTAGTTGACATCACCACAAAAAAAGATACAGCACCGCAAGTGTTACCGATTTCTCCTCGTGGTATTAGATTATATAGCCCTAAACAACGTGAACTTTTCGGCTCATCGGCTGGATTATTGTGTTTGAGTCACGACTATTTACTAGGGCCAGTTTTGCTAACAATTTTTGTGAAACCATCCTAGAGTTCATGGCACATATTAGTGAATTTTAATAAAAAAGATAGGGACTTATAATCTGGATAAGTCCCTTGTACATTTATGCTAGTTCTAGCGCTCCATACTTTGGGTACTAAAGCTAGAATAGTAATCAATTAAATTTTTCATCCGGCTAGCTTTACTACTTAAACAGAAGCTGGCTTTTTCTTTAGGTATCCAGTCAGTGAACCAATTGCTAATAAGCCTAATATTACTCCAGGTTCAGGAATAACAGTTGCTGTCAACTGACCGCCAATATCCAATCTACAATTAGGAAATGTGCTGCATACTTCTGGTGAAAGGTCATCTTTCAAGAATATTGTAGTCGTTGGCAATCCTTGAGTAGCATCTTGGAAAGTGTAGAAGAATAACCCTACTACATCTGTATTGAAATTACTTCCTAAGTCAAAACCAGTAGGTGTATCAAAACTGCCGCTTTGCAGAACAGTCTTTGTAACTGTGTCAAAATTAAAATTGAAACTGCTGCTGGGATTGGGAAAATTGTAACTGAAGTTTTGCAATAAATTTCCCTCTGGATTGAAGAAGGAAATGTCAAAACTATCCAACTGGTCACCAGTAACAACGCTTCCCAGAAAACTATCATCAAAGCTGAAGCGCCCTAATGCAGAATAACCTTGGTCTCCTATCCAGTCAAGCTGAAATGAAGCCGCATCAGCACTAGAAATATTAACTAAAGTCGCCATTGAGGTGACAGTAGCAACAGCTACAGTAGCTGTGATTTTGTTGTAAATGCTTTTCATTTTTTTGATAACAGCAGTAGTTTGGGTATTGTTTGTGATTGCTGACAGAATTTATATCAATGTTGATAAGAACAGTGATTATTTCTGCCAAAGATGGATTCTGGAA comes from the Nodularia sp. NIES-3585 genome and includes:
- a CDS encoding response regulator transcription factor; this encodes MTHILLVEDEVKLARFIELELSYEGYQVSVAYDGLTALTAARELDVDLVILDWMLPGLSGLEICRRLRSTGDQVPVILLTAKDEVSDRVAGLDAGADDYVVKPFSVEELLARVRAHLRRNQEADAADILQFEDLSLNRRTREVFRGKRLIDLTAKEFDLLEYLLTHPRQVITRDRILEQVWGYDFMGDSNIIEVYIRYLRLKLETHNEKRLLQTVRGVGYVLRE
- the arsM gene encoding arsenosugar biosynthesis arsenite methyltransferase ArsM — protein: MTYLETAAQFYSQVAQEPQVGLCCVQSTPLQLPGLKIPLPMQEMNYGCGTTVHHTELSNQPTVMYLGVGGGLEALQFAYFSRYPGAVIAIEPVAAMREAATRNLEMAARENPWFDTSFVEIREGDAFNLPVADASVDIVAQNCLFNIFEPEDLNRALKAAYRVLKPGGRLQMSDPIATCPIPAHLQQDERLRAMCLSGALTYEEYTQSIINAGFGQIEIRARRPYRLLDSHTYNLEKNILLESLDSVAFKVDIPEDGACIFTGKMAIYAGVESCFDDEAGHLLQRGIPAAVCDKTAAKLAALQPAEMMITHSTWHYSGGGCC
- a CDS encoding Mo-dependent nitrogenase C-terminal domain-containing protein → MASLTHTQLHNPLLHSVRQWLESREIHSAKLAHFLCKAIPAQCPFERDVKLFGYQLFHIPAMCKLNPLYEQLVSLRFKALCYLADECGEDVTAYC
- a CDS encoding inorganic phosphate transporter: MLIISLFLATLFLAYSNGANDNFKGVATLFGSRTTSYQTAILWGSFTTFAGAIAAVFWAGDLVKKFTAQEIFPDAIANVPEIHLAVAITTGLTVLVAALTGFPISTTHSITGALLGAGLVAIGLQVKFAVLGRLFLLPLFLSPIVAIFLAVATHKLLHYINSKLNLQANQRIVYTCHLISSGLISFSRGFNYTPKIVSLVLIIDYFSVQGGMLTIAMAMGLGGLLNSQKIAETMSHKIAVMNHNQGLSANIATGILMIAANYFGLPVSMTQVSVSSIFGVGLIGNQAKTKIFYQILFSWIFTLPIATIISGIIYRLLQ
- a CDS encoding PEP-CTERM sorting domain-containing protein (PEP-CTERM proteins occur, often in large numbers, in the proteomes of bacteria that also encode an exosortase, a predicted intramembrane cysteine proteinase. The presence of a PEP-CTERM domain at a protein's C-terminus predicts cleavage within the sorting domain, followed by covalent anchoring to some some component of the (usually Gram-negative) cell surface. Many PEP-CTERM proteins exhibit an unusual sequence composition that includes large numbers of potential glycosylation sites. Expression of one such protein has been shown restore the ability of a bacterium to form floc, a type of biofilm.), with translation MKSIYNKITATVAVATVTSMATLVNISSADAASFQLDWIGDQGYSALGRFSFDDSFLGSVVTGDQLDSFDISFFNPEGNLLQNFSYNFPNPSSSFNFNFDTVTKTVLQSGSFDTPTGFDLGSNFNTDVVGLFFYTFQDATQGLPTTTIFLKDDLSPEVCSTFPNCRLDIGGQLTATVIPEPGVILGLLAIGSLTGYLKKKPASV
- a CDS encoding class I SAM-dependent methyltransferase — its product is MTFNFFCNKKLLFDQWAFSYDWLFPSVIYQAIHKRLLEYVDLAERANILDMGCGTGRLLDRLATKFPDLRGTGLDLSSNMLRIARQSDRHHPRLIYIEGQAESLPFGEGQFDAVFSTISFLHYLEPQQVLNEVARVLSPGGRFYLVDITTKKDTAPQVLPISPRGIRLYSPKQRELFGSSAGLLCLSHDYLLGPVLLTIFVKPS